A genome region from Musa acuminata AAA Group cultivar baxijiao chromosome BXJ3-5, Cavendish_Baxijiao_AAA, whole genome shotgun sequence includes the following:
- the LOC103985913 gene encoding phylloplanin-like — MALASRASLLLGLMIVAVIAPVAIAQLGNIIVSGTVPCSTSTTTVTAATPVFPNATVLLQCGSNVISSVITNSNGVFTMLVNPVDSLLTLLNSCKLVIPTPLSTCNTSLPSTGILQSSLQLLSRGLLGGILGGILNFVPTLFTFVGSLG; from the exons ATGGCTTTGGCTTCCAGGGCTTCCCTTCTTCTAGGGCTCATGATTGTTGCAGTGATTGCACCCGTGGCGATAGCCCAGCTCGGGAACATCATCGTCAGTGGCACTGTGCCATGCAGCACAAGCACCACCACTGTTACAGCAGCAACACCAGTGTTTCCAA ATGCCACTGTGCTGCTACAGTGTGGGAGCAATGTCATATCCAGCGTAATCACGAACAGCAACGGAGTGTTTACTATGCTGGTGAATCCAGTGGACTCATTGCTCACGCTGTTGAATAGCTGCAAGCTGGTCATCCCCACTCCTCTCTCCACCTGCAACACGTCGCTCCCGTCTACTGGGATCCTGCAGTCCTCCTTGCAGCTACTCTCACGTGGACTCCTCGGAGGAATTCTCGGCGGCATCTTGAATTTTGTCCCCACTCTTTTCACCTTCGTTGGGAGTCTCGGCTAA